The Quercus robur chromosome 7, dhQueRobu3.1, whole genome shotgun sequence genome has a segment encoding these proteins:
- the LOC126693357 gene encoding uncharacterized protein LOC126693357 isoform X1 — MGFDWPFQMFFRLKDIVAVGANYHSQLLAKQFGLRTVDLNDVDDIDIVFDGVDEVDFNKNLLKGGEAARTVQKVVCSMANVCIILAEHPKVVHQLRSKFPVTVEVLPLATSPVSRQLIALGGVPEIRSALRKDGPVIADLGNMIIDVSYILITISSLCFPQMKLWYRTL; from the exons ATGGGTTTTGATTGGCCTTTTCAAATGTTCTTCCGGTTGAAAGACATTGTTGCAGTTGGAGCAAACTACCATTCACAACTTCTAGCTAAACAATTTGGTTTGAGAACA GTTGATTTGAATGATGTTGATGACATTGACATTGTGTTTGACGGGGTAGATGAGGTGGACTTCAACAAAAACCTGTTAAAG GGAGGGGAAGCTGCTCGTACTGTTCAGAAG GTGGTTTGTTCCATGGCAAATGTGTGCATAATATTAGCTGAACACCCAAAGGTTGTTCATCAGCTTCGTAGCAAGTTTCCAGTCACT GTTGAAGTTCTCCCACTTGCCACATCGCCTGTTTCAAGGCAGCTTATTGCTCTTGGAGGAG TTCCTGAAATTCGATCTGCCCTAAGGAAGGATGGTCCAGTTATCGCAGATCTTGGGAATATGATTATAGATGTGAGTTATATTCTTATTACTATTTCCTCACTTTGTTTTCCCCAAATGAAACTTTGGTACAGAACTTTATGA
- the LOC126693357 gene encoding uncharacterized protein LOC126693357 isoform X2, protein MGFDWPFQMFFRLKDIVAVGANYHSQLLAKQFGLRTVDLNDVDDIDIVFDGVDEVDFNKNLLKGGEAARTVQKVVCSMANVCIILAEHPKVVHQLRSKFPVTVEVLPLATSPVSRQLIALGGVPEIRSALRKDGPVIADLGNMIIDLPRMGYRTQLSLRRTSM, encoded by the exons ATGGGTTTTGATTGGCCTTTTCAAATGTTCTTCCGGTTGAAAGACATTGTTGCAGTTGGAGCAAACTACCATTCACAACTTCTAGCTAAACAATTTGGTTTGAGAACA GTTGATTTGAATGATGTTGATGACATTGACATTGTGTTTGACGGGGTAGATGAGGTGGACTTCAACAAAAACCTGTTAAAG GGAGGGGAAGCTGCTCGTACTGTTCAGAAG GTGGTTTGTTCCATGGCAAATGTGTGCATAATATTAGCTGAACACCCAAAGGTTGTTCATCAGCTTCGTAGCAAGTTTCCAGTCACT GTTGAAGTTCTCCCACTTGCCACATCGCCTGTTTCAAGGCAGCTTATTGCTCTTGGAGGAG TTCCTGAAATTCGATCTGCCCTAAGGAAGGATGGTCCAGTTATCGCAGATCTTGGGAATATGATTATAGAT CTTCCCCGAATGGGATACAGAACCCAGCTGAGCTTGAGAAGAACATCAATGTGA